AAAGTGCTACAAGAAGTAGCAGGCCACCTTGCAATGTGTAGAGCATTAACGGGGTTTGTTGCAAGTAACCAAGGTTGGCATAGTGGGTAACATGGATAATTACATTCAACAGGCAAGCTTGCTAATTTGCGGCAGGGTTAACTGCAGAGCCGAAGTACAGTGAATGATAACCAGTGCACTTAATTCTGGAATTCCTTGTTGCCCAGAGATATGTTACTTTTGTCTTGAACCTGCCACAGACTTCCATACTGCTTGTAAGAATGAGCCTTCTCAAATGAAATAATAGAGCAATAGggcagaatttaaaataattggaCTGCAAGTTCTTTTGGTGAGACTGCATTCCTGTTTTTACAGAAGAGTATTGCACCTTGCAGAATAGTTGCTTCCTCAAGGTCCCCTATAGTCTTCAGTAGATAGGGTCTCACTTGTGTAACATatggcttttgaaaatattttatcaccTACCACTTTTGAATGGGCTAGGCAATGAGTTTACAGATTCATCAATATTGGCTGTATCCAAAGGTGATTAGGTGAAGGAACTGACTGTGTTGCTTTGCAGGTTGTATAATGATGTGAGAGTTTGCTTTAATGTAGAAATGATGTTGGGGACAGTGGTTCATCTGTAGGGGAAGCAGACTTCTGCAAGGAGTGAGTACTGCACACAAATCAAGGCAAATTTGGGGGGATAAATTAAATTGCAGGTTCCAGAGagtatattttgaaatgcacaGTTCAGTCCAATTATAAATGAACATAACTTTGTAAATTAAGAGAGATTCAGAAATAGACTACAGTTCTTGATAGCAGTGGTGTGTAGAAATAGTGTGTTTTACTGCATGCGTGTCATGTATAATAAAATAACTACAGTTAATTTCTTAGTAATGGAAATGGAAGCTACTCCTCCATGAAATTTCAGAGTAATCTCATGGTTTTATGTTAGAAATAGTCCTCTGGAGAAAATATCTTGCCGCAGGTAGTCATGCAGCAAATCTGTTAAGTGTACAGTAATACATGTTCTGTGCTGAGGCACAGATGTTCCTTTTTGAATATGGTTCACATTGGATAcctcattttatttacttctaaTTAGCCTGATGGTGCCAGGtagcagtgccagcagctctTATGACTCTCTTAAGGGACATGTAAAAATTGGGCCCAGTGTGACAGACTTCACTTTAGAAGATTTGCCTAGCTTCTCTCCCTAAATCTCTAATATAAACATTAATATGTTTGAGATTTTCTATACTAAAACCATTCTGATCTTAAGTATAAATGAGAACAATCAtcaaaggtgtttttgcagttgaAAGCAGGAGCAGATGTGGTGAAGCTCAATGTGTTGAGTGGGTTTTTGTTCTTGCCCCAAGccttaaaaaatgttttgatgtaCTTCATGAATTACTAATGTTCATGGCCCAGTAATAGAAGTCAAATTGCTACCTGCAGCATCTTAGGACAGAGGAGTGGGCCCATCTCAACTATTAACTAATGAattgtagatttttttaaatccctagTCAGATTGTCAGGTAGGTTTATCTAACTCAAAGGCTTTTTGCATATTTGATGTTTTGTGTAGTTTCCTGATGTTATAATTTTCTTGTGttctcttcctttgttttgtgctgtagCAAGCAGAGATGAGCTCCAATCAAGAAAAGTCAAACTGGACTACGATGAAGTTGGTACATGTCAGAAAGATGTCATAAATGTTTGGGATAAGAAGTTAATTAACTGCAGAGCCAAAATTCGATGTGACATGGAAGATATTCATGGCACTTTGAAAGAAGGTATTTACATAGGGTGACTTTTAACTATGAagtctcttttttgttgtttttgccgTTGCCTTCTTACACCAAAGGAAATCCACCACCAGTACCCTCTTTCCAGTAGcagaaaatcatgaaaaaattgCCTTCTTTTTGCACATACTGTCACCTCCTACTGCCAAACTGAAAATACCTGCTGTTGTGTCTGTAACTTGCATTGTCAGCAATGTAGAAACATGTATATACTTCTAAAGTAGCATACTTCTAAAAGTAGCATCTTATCCTATTCTGCATGTAATTGTGCATTTCTTCCTGCTGGAGGCTAACAGCTCAGAGGTGGCAAACCAAGTGATGTCTGTGTCTTGGTTGCCTAATGTAATTGCTTGTTTTAATTACTACGAAATTGTAGTTAATGTTTAGTTAGTGGGACTGAGCTAAGTGAATACATAGTGGACAGCTTCTGAAGCTGTCTGTTGTAAGGGATGCTCCAGCCTGGTTAAGCCAAGACTTCACAAAGAAAATTCTTGCATGTTATAGCACTAAAAATATGCCCCTGCTTAGGCCTCTTGTATTGTTGACTGAACTGCAGGTGTACCAAAAAGTCGTCGGGGAGAAATTTGGCAATTTTTGGCTGTGCAACATCGAGTCAGACACAGATTGCCAAAcaagcagcagcctcctgaTGTCTCTTACAAAGAACTTCTGAAACAACTGACGGCACAGCAGCACGCCATCCTTGTGGATCTAGGTATGTCCATTTGTAGCTGGGAGATTTTTCTGAGGTGTTCCAAGTGTGTGAGTGGAAACACACCAGTCTTAATGGAACCTCTTGCTGGAGATGGATACTGCTGTATAAACACCATTTTCTGTATTGTGAGGATACATTCTACCTATGCCACTTTGTGTCATAGGAGAAGAGAATATGAAATAAGTTCAATGGATACAATCTGAAGTCGGTGGTAAAATATGGATTGATCTAAAATCAACCTGCATatgaaagcaaagggaaaaggcCTATGGGAAGAGAGATGGGCTGTTTATCTGaaggatctgtttttttttttagaggaacTGAATATCTACTATTCCTCTCTTTACATCAGGACGAACATTCCCTACACATCCTTACTTTTCTacccagctgggagcaggacagCTATCGCTCTTTAATCTCCTGAAAGCATACTCTTTGCTGGACAAGGAAGTGGGTTATTGTCAAGGTATAAGCTTTGTAGCTGGAGTGCTGCTTCTACACATGAGTGAGGAGCAGGCCTTTGAAATGCTGAAGTTCCTCATGTATGACCTTGGCTTCCGTAAACAATACAGGCCAGACATGATGTCACTACAGGTAAGTCGGTCCCTCTGTTAGAGCAAAACAGAGTTTTGAATGAGTTGAGATCAATCAGAGGTTGCTGAATTTCTCCAGGGGTTTATGAAACTTCTTACGCTGTTTTGGAGATTGTAAGGTGCAAAAAATATAACTGTTAAACCCCTTTCCAACTCTGAATTTGCAAACAAAGAAGTTTAGAACTTGCAGACTCTTCCTGTCACACATCCCCATGATCTCCTGTTTGCaaactctgctttctctgctgttttgctcttccttttctcttcctcactgttctcctctcttccttattcaaaaaaaaaaaacacacaaaaaacaaaaaacactatcTGCTTGCATCAGTacatacagtttaaaaataaaattttgcttttcttctgttcatacttagatttttctctttgtaactTAAAGTCAAACCAATAGTGACACCCAGTGGCCAGTCAGTGTACTCTGCAGGCCTCTCATATGATCTCTCATCTTCTGCCCCTCTTTTCTCACATTCTCGTCTTCTCCCACTGCCAAccccagcacagaggaaaaacagacaaattattaataatttattttagttatgaAATGAGGCTTGTTCTTCAATATTGGTCTTTAATAGCTATCTACAAATACTTATGGCTGGTTAAGGAGGAGACAGGAACTCTTTCagcataagctttttttttttccccccccatgGGAGATGCCCTGTTAAAGCTTGTATGTTCTGTTGCAGTTGTAGACTTTAAATAACATATGATGCTTTACGAGTATTCAGATGTTTAGGATTTCACCTTCTGATTTAAATGAGTCTGAAACTTTCCTCATCAGAAGcaattaggaagaatttcttcctacaTTTGGGAAGGTTTACCACATGTAGCCCTGTTTGCCTTTAATTTACGTGAGCTCTCTTCCCCCCAAATTTGCTCCTGTTCTAGACAAAAGTAGAAGTTTTGTCTGCTGAAGACAAACTAGACTATTGAAGATGACTTAGAGGATCTCTCTGAAgcctaatctttttttttttttttttttttaaacaggattaGAGCGCTTGCAAATTCTTTTTTGCATTTGCCATACTAAAACACAAGCAATCTTCATGCAGAATTAGATGCTgttctgtagaagaaaaatgttggaTATTTCTTTAGGATAATGAAAACTTCTTACTTGACTTGCCCTTTTAATTGTTGTCAGGAAAAAGTAGTTTTCTAGATTCTTATTTCATAATGACTCCATCCAATAATTGGTTTATTGCCTCTGACATTTTTCTAATTTCCcatataaatgtgttttgtatcAACACTATTCAAACTCTGCTTAATTATCACCTTTGATAATTAAAGCAAAGACTCAAATGCATGCACGAATTTAACTATCTGGCTTGAATGAGAAGTGATCTGACTGTGGACAATACTGACTGACAGGTAGTTTCAAGTGCAGTCAGTTTGTGGTAGGGAAAAATGACCACTAAAAGTAGGATAGAACTAGATCCAGTAAGTAATTTTCTTATTGAGCAATAGATTCATATTAAAGATAAGGCACTGTTGACAGCAAAATTGTACCTGACAGGTAATCGATATATTCCTGCTTctcactttctgctttttatgaaCAACTTACCGTGGAATgtaaaatcaatataaaatcaaaatcGCAAGGAAATAATTTGCTACAGAATGGTATTTTTAGTAATGAATAGCAACTTTTAACCAATGTGCTTTGCAGCCTTTGAGAGATTGTATAGCAGCACTTCTAGTATCAGTCTTAAATTTCTCTAGACTGCTGGCGTACAGGAGGTGTGCTGGAAAATATGTACATGGTACATCTCTATTGACCCATCATATCTAATGTAGTGTATACAGAAGCTGTAAAAAGTGATGACTGTGTCATAAGAGTCttaaatgcagcaaaaatatGGCCAAGATTCACAGGATGAAAGCTGAAATACCTAAGTTTAGCCAGAAATAGCTCAACTCTGTAGCTAAGAGTTTTGACATGTCAATGACTTCACATTACTTGGAAAATGTGCCTTAACTTTCCTTGTTACAAGACTGGAAGTTCTGGTTTGTTGATCAAGTTAGATCAACATGTTCTCTTCTTGCCAGAAACTCGTGAATCTGAACTGAAATGAGACTTCATTAATTAATAATCAGGTTCAAACTGTTCGTTGTTATTGACTACTGTCTTGGTTTTAATTCATTAGGGCTGGGTTGTTTATATGGCGGCAGATATCACCTGAGGCTCTAGGCAGCAATTAAGCTTCATTTTACAGTGCCATCTGTACTGAAGTTAATTTCTCTTGAGTGAAATGTGAATGGTTTGGAAAACTGAGtaaagctgaaattttctttctccatttccctttccccttccccctgtGCACTATAGATTCAGATGTATCAGCTGTCAAGGCTTCTTCATGATTATCACAGAGACCTCTATAATCatcttgaagaaaatgaaatcagccCCAGTCTTTATGCTGCACCATGGTTTCTTACACTGTTTGCATCCCAATTTCCATTAGGATTTGTAGCCAGAGTATTTGGTAAGAAAGATTATTCTATTGCAATAATAAATAGAACAACATTGTCCACAATGTTTTCAAACTAAAAGGGAATAGTTTTCTGCATACTAATGATGTTTGGGATTACTGTTGTGGGTGGCAAGTAGCAATGCTCTTCATGCTGGGATGTCAGATCCTTTTCAAAGAGGAAtaccaaatgtattttttgaaacatCAGACTTGGACAATTAATTATGTGTGCTGTTATTAACCAAGATTTGACTTGTGAAGTGAGAATGGCGGAAAATTTgttgcaaatgtattttatgcatCAAGTGTTCAGTCTGATCTACAGAAAAGTTTATCTTGTTGAACTTGCAAATGGAAATTTAGCACAGTGTGTGTGGGAGAGAAtgtggttttaaagaaaatatttctgaaaaactgatttaaagtGCTTTCTAGTAAAAATTGAAGTAAACTTAGACTTAAAGGTTGTTATAAGTATTCGTGTATGTTGAAGTGTGTCAGTATGCATTCTGTTACATGATACTCTTCAGATGTCTAGTACAGAAGCTTAATTACTGACTGTGTCTTGTACTGTTCACAGTATCAGCAAAACAAGTACTCGgttttgtattcttttattGTCAATAAAAACTGCCAGCTTAATCAAATCACTAGTaatgcaacattttattttatttattatttttattacgTAAGACTTGCTATATTCAAATATATGCTTGTTGTTCTGTGGTGCATATTATATGCTTCCtcttaaaagactttttttttccatttgattttctgttttcataaaagaCCTTTTGTACTTTCTtaagaaatatacatttttgtctcctgttttattactgaaatgcgttttttccacttttttagttgtttgtgagggttttcatatttgtttccttgtttttgacCTAGTAATTTCTCCATTCCAGAGGTGTTTttacagcaaacattttttgaCTACTTTTTGAGTGAACAAATGATTGCTGtatctgtttttcagtggtATTCATGTGATTGATGCATGTCTTTGCTAGTAGGATTATTAGATTCCTGGACACTCAAGactttggttttgtgtgtttgtgtttttggaACAATTGTCAAATACCAATAACAGGTGGTTAATGTCTACCAATCACAAATTCTATGCTTATAGACTGTACTTATGCTGCTTAAATGTGCATCATAGAGAAGGGAAAGATTTGGGAACTGTGTATGAGAAAGATGATTGCCTCACTGGTGTCCTGGTGCTACCCTGTGATACCAGATTAGGACCAGGGATGACCTTGCTGTATCAGTATCAGAAGCTGAGGATGTGGAGAAGCATAGCCCTGCTTTTGGTGGTGTGACAGAGCCTAACAGCACAGGAGGCTTATTTGAATTGCTCATGTGCTGGGTTCGTCTGTTGTTACAAGtccactgctgctgccaagaCTGTGTTTTTAGTTACAGTGATCAAGTTTCTAGTTTCTGTCCAGCAGTCTGTCTCTACTGGCTTCTCTAGGGCCTGGACTTTCCTCTCACATCCGTGTAATTATAATATAATTACCTCAAGTAAAGATCTGAGGCTTAAATTATAGCCATTGTGATCACTGTGATGGATTTTGAAAAAAGTGTGGTTGGTATTGGAAGCTTCATGATCGTTTTTAAGGACTAGCTTCTGCATgtagaaaacagtaaaacatcAGTACATAGTGATGTAATCCACTtccaaattgtttttcagtcataggtgcatttaaaaacagttagTAGTTAGTTAACAGTCTATAGCCTACAGTAGACAgtaatgaaatgtttattgCAAACAACCACTACAGACATAAAAAGCATGCAGTACTTTCTTTAATGCACTCTTACATCTGTAAGATGACAGGAGATGCTTTTATGTTTCAGCCTCATGCTGAAATAAGACAGATTGCACTTCTCCTGAACTGAATAAATTTGCAGTAtgtttgcttaaaaagaaaaaaaaaatctcagcaaatatatatttatgcaattGCCTTAGCTCTCATTTTCaaggtattttaattattttcttttttagacattatttttcttcaaggaaCAGAAGTCATATTTAAAGTAGCACTGAGCCTACTTAGCAGTCAAGAGACGTCTATAATGGGATGTGAGAGTTTTGAGAATATTGTTGATTTTCTTAAGACCACTATTCCAGACATGACTCAGcctcaaatggaaaaaattattACCCAGGTAcagttgttttcctctttttttttttttttcatttagtttacttttaaaagacCATGCCTAAGGTGTATGTAAAAGTCTTCTCAGTATGTTTCTTTTGGtatgaaatgcaaagaaatcGTCTTCCCGTAACTGGTGTAGGAAaagaacatcaggaaacacaactgtgcaggtgatggagaactggcacaggttgcccagagaggctgtggagtctcaCTGCgtggaggtcttcaaaagctgcctgggtctggtcctggacaacctgctctgggtggccctgcttgagtgCAGGGGCTTAGACCAGATGACCCCcaaaggtcctttccaacctaaagCATTCTGTGACTGTGTGATGATCTGTTTTCAATGGCATTTGAACTACAGTTTTAGCAAGACTTTGTTTGCTACCTCAGCATAAATATAAAGGATATctagagggtttttttctttgtttttgtgccCCAGCTGTTAGGAAAACATGTCTTTGCTTATACATTTCACATCATCATCAGAGTGGTAAAAGCAGCCTATCTTCCAAACCTAAACCCAGCTGTCACTCCCTGCTAGTGGGTGAGCAGTCCAATAATTTATGATGGGAAGCAGAATTTGCCACGGTAGGAAGAGGCAGCATTACACTAATGTTTCCTCTTGATCCTTTGATCTCCTGGCTGCACAGGACTAGTTCCCACTGTAGAGACTCATCTAACACCTTCAACTTAAAATATCATGAATTAGGAGGTTTGTGAAGCCCTGCTTTTGTggtctgtattaaaaataaggtCAAGTAaacttttactgttttgttgcACAGGCAGCTTCTGTCCTCCTGGGGATTGCTTTCAGAGTGCCTTGGTACAACTTCCCCTTCTCACCCTAACTCTATTCTTGTAGGTGTCACACCTGTCAGGTGCTTGGTGATAGAAGTAAAAGCTCCTCAGGAGTGACCCCTGCCTTTCTCGGGTAAGAGAAAGGAGGACTGGAGTATTTCATCCATGTCATTGAAACTTCATGGCAAAGGGTGAGAATGGAAGATAAACAAAGAATTGTTGATGTAAGGAAAGCACATGTTGAAGTTCCTTGTGACGTAGTCAATGATTtggattttcatcttttcacctcctcttcctctgcaatGAAGCTGCAAATTAAACATGAATCTCAGTCTAGTAGTTTAACTGTGAACCCATGAGCAGCTTTCCCTGTTCAGGTGGCAAATCAGAGATAAGAGTTCTAGAAAACCATCTGCATATGCAAGAGCTCATTTAATACTTAAACATACCTATGGCTTTGTTAACGCTTGAATGTTTCAGGTGCTGTCAGTTAATTCACTTGTAGACATCATGTAAATCTTCAGTTCCTCATTGCATTGGCTGTGATCACAATGCTAAGCCTGTGTCAGGCACTTTAGTGTCTATCTTCACAATTCAGTAATTCTGGCAGCGATGGAGATGGTAGTTCAATATTTTTGATACTGTTGGAAATTAAATATCTGTCCCACATTCTGTGTGGGTTGCAGAGTATCCATGCTGTGATGAGGATGGTACAAGTGGCTTTGTGCAGAGCCGTATCTGATTGAGTAAGGAACAGTTTATGTTGCCTGAGCAGAGGTGGGTGTTTTTATATGTGGGTTAGCATAGCTCTTAGATGAAGGTCACCTGCTTGCCTGTTGTATGGTGCCATGCTGATCAACCTTCTGGATCTGCATTCACATGCCCACTGCTTACATCATATTGCTCCTAGCTAGGTGGGCTGCAGGTGGAATTTGGCTGTCTCAGCGTTGCCATTCCCAGAACCTTTGTGATGgcaaataatgaaagaaaaatgcaggtatGCAGGACTGTAATATTCAGATAAAGAGTCAACTGGGTTGGTACTTCAGAGGAAAATGGCAATTGCCTAGCTTGAACACCATATGTACTTTAAAGTTCTGTCTCATTTGAATAACCTGAAGAATGATGAACATAAAGCAGAACCTGTTTTGTTGGGGGATTCTGTGTGTGTCTTTTGATGGTGAAATGTTTGTGACTCCTAAAATAAGGAGTAGAATTGATGTTGCTGTAAACATCCTTCCCAGTCTAAACTATTTGGTAACTTTCAGAAGCTGAGAGGCTGTGACTAGGTATATAAATGATGAAGGGTCATATGGGCCCATCAGTGTGAGATGCTAAGTCCCATAGTCTTTATTCACAATGTTTAGGTGTTTATTGCCAGAATATCCCAATAGGAAAGTAGTATGTCTAGAGACAGCACAGAAACCGTAACTATGAAGAGTATTTTATAAAAGTCTACATGGGCACTTGGAGTAAAGAGACCCAGTTTTGAGAGAGGTGATCTGGTGATTCCTGGATTATTTTAGCTCATTTTGAGATCCTGCTCCCATCAAGAAAAGATGAtagttcaaaaattaaaaattaaaaacttcttCTTCAACTTCTTAATATTTCCATGCAAGAGATGATAAGACTTGGCTCTGTTATAAAGTTCTTGGATTAAATACAACTTTGCTGATATATCTGATAGCAAGAGGTAGTATTTGGCAGCCATTCAAGTGGTGATCTAATTTATTCTAAAGTCTATGATGCATTGTGGCTACAATGAGAACTCTATATGACAGAATGctcttgctttaaaatacttttttttttattttattttatgaaaggaacaggaaaaaatgttaatcaTACAGATTTGCCTCTTCGCAAACTTCCAAATGGAACAagtgctttctctctctgtagtcaaaaattcttttttctctcatgaCAGGTGTTTGAGATGGATATTTCAAAACAGCTCCATGCC
This genomic window from Cygnus olor isolate bCygOlo1 chromosome 1, bCygOlo1.pri.v2, whole genome shotgun sequence contains:
- the TBC1D4 gene encoding TBC1 domain family member 4 isoform X4: MEDIHGTLKEGVPKSRRGEIWQFLAVQHRVRHRLPNKQQPPDVSYKELLKQLTAQQHAILVDLGRTFPTHPYFSTQLGAGQLSLFNLLKAYSLLDKEVGYCQGISFVAGVLLLHMSEEQAFEMLKFLMYDLGFRKQYRPDMMSLQIQMYQLSRLLHDYHRDLYNHLEENEISPSLYAAPWFLTLFASQFPLGFVARVFDIIFLQGTEVIFKVALSLLSSQETSIMGCESFENIVDFLKTTIPDMTQPQMEKIITQVFEMDISKQLHAYEVEYHVLQDELQENVNPCDEGEPLEKLERANSHLKRQNMDLLEKLQVAHAKIQSLESSLETILTRESKMKTVIQSLEQEKITYQKTLEQIMKYLPTEALSDCELLLKEVNYNPNNKTK